The genomic segment CCGTTTCCATTATATAATATAATAATCATATGTATATGATTGGGCATAATAACATATTTGTTGATTTCAACATTTTCATAAATAGAATTAATTTTATTTATTTCTAAATCAATAATTTCTCCTATATTTGATAATGGTGATATTTCAAACTGGCGACCACAGGTCCCCCCTACTTCCCAAAATAGACTTTTCTTATCCTTGCTACATATAGTTATAAAATAATATCCTGCTTGCGAATAATCATAATTTTTTAATCTAATATTCTCTCTTCGTGGTAATTCATCCATATAACCACCATCCATCTTAATATTATCCCTATGTCATAAATACTTATATGCATTATATCATTTAATCCTAATTAATGATAATCCCTTAAATATTATCCTATAGCCCATAGCTTGTCCTATTTATGATACAGTTCACCGTATCAGTTCTACTAGCAAAATTTATTTATCAATCAAAATATAATGAGAATTAAGATTAAAGTAATAAATATATAAATAAAGCAGTAGATTAACTACAATAAACCTACTGCTTTTATAATGCCTATATATTAATCCTTAAATAAAATTATCGCTAACAAAAATAACAAATTTCTTTATCTCAATTAAATTATTTTTTAAAATACTATATATTATTTTTTTATCTATGTTTATATATTCGTGAGACAATATATTTCTAAGGCCTACCATATTCTTATAAACTTTCGTTTCCTCATCGTTTAAATATTTCTCCTTATTTAAGATGTTAAATGCTTCACCTAATGTTTCTGGATTGCCCATATTATTATCTACCACAATATGAGTTGCTATATCAATCATCATGTTTATTGCTATAAACAAATTATATTCTACCACATCTTGTATAATATCGTCTTTTAAAAATTCTTCCAGAGATATTTCCTTAAACCTTTCTATTTTATTTATAGAAGTTGATAATTGGTTTAACCTTTGTTTAATCACTTCAATATTAACCATTAGACTCCACCTCTTTTTTCAATCTTTCTATAGTTTTATCATAAGATAAGTTTAGGTACCTTTTTATATCACTATATTCAAACAAGGTTTTTACTTTATATTTACTTTCCAAAGTTTTATCACGACTAAAAAGCAATATATTATTTTTATAGATTTCATATTTTAATAGAGGAGGTGCATTATTTAATATTACTAAATCAACTTCCCTTTTAAGAACTTCTGATAAATTCAT from the Sporanaerobacter acetigenes DSM 13106 genome contains:
- a CDS encoding transposase: MDELPRRENIRLKNYDYSQAGYYFITICSKDKKSLFWEVGGTCGRQFEISPLSNIGEIIDLEINKINSIYENVEINKYVIMPNHIHMIIILYNGNGRSKTVPTISRIIQQFKGSISKQIGFSLWQKSFYDHIIRNEQEYQEIWNYIETNPLKWEDDKYYI
- the hepT gene encoding type VII toxin-antitoxin system HepT family RNase toxin, with the translated sequence MVNIEVIKQRLNQLSTSINKIERFKEISLEEFLKDDIIQDVVEYNLFIAINMMIDIATHIVVDNNMGNPETLGEAFNILNKEKYLNDEETKVYKNMVGLRNILSHEYINIDKKIIYSILKNNLIEIKKFVIFVSDNFI
- the mntA gene encoding type VII toxin-antitoxin system MntA family adenylyltransferase antitoxin → MDIIKKCKDILMKYEDVVFSYIFGSYAQNRIRENSDIDIAIYLKENIDIDTYLEIKMNLSEVLKREVDLVILNNAPPLLKYEIYKNNILLFSRDKTLESKYKVKTLFEYSDIKRYLNLSYDKTIERLKKEVESNG